Genomic DNA from Caldicellulosiruptor hydrothermalis 108:
AAAATATCTTAGCTACAACATTTCATCCAGAACTTACATCTCAAAATTATTGGCATTCTTTCTTTGTGGAGAATGTGGTAAAATAAATTCTAAAGGTTTTCTTTTTCTTTCTCTTTTTTTCCCTTAACACTTTCTCCTGGTTCAAAAAACAGGCAAAAATCAGTACAGTATTTTGAGGGTGGACAAACGTGGGTTTTTAAGCAGTATCCATCTTTTTGATATTTGCAGGGATACCAGCAGCTTATAAAACTCATGTTTAGTCCCTCCTTTCATTTATATTTTTTGCTGTTTTTCAAGAAAAAATAATGCAATATTTAACTCAGAAGGGGAAAATAGTTTATGATATTTAATATTGGAATTGATATTGTTGAAGTGGACAGATTCAAAGATATGAAAAGATTTGATGAATTTTTAAAAAGGGTGTTTACTTCCTGTGAGCTTGAATATATAAAACAGAGAAGATATAATCCTGAGACAATAGCAGGGTATTTTGCTGCAAAAGAAGCAGTTGCCAAAGCACTTTCAACAGGAGTTGTTTTTTGCTTTAAAGACATAGAAATACAAAAAGGGAAAACTGGCTGTCCAATGGTGAAGCTTTATAACAGGGCAGAGGCTCTTTGTTTTGAGCTTGGAATTAAAAATATTGTGGTGAGTATATCTCACCAAAAATCGGTTGCAGTTGCAGTTGCCATTGCTGAAAAAGCCATTGCTGAAAAATAAAAAAAAAGAAGGGATGATAAATGTTTGTTTTGACCTCATCCCAGATGAGGGAAATTGACAGGAAAGCTTCGCAGGAAATAGGGATACCTGAAGTTGTGTTGATGGAGAATGCTGGTTTTTGTGTTTTTGAAGAGATAAGAAAGGATTTTGAAACTCTTGATGACAAAAACATTGCAGTTTTTTGCGGAAAAGGCAACAATGGCGGCGATGGATTTGTTGTTGCAAGGTATCTTGCCCAGGTTTGTCAAAATGTAAAGGTATTCTTATTCGATGAGAATGTGACTTTGACATCCAAAGTTTTCCTTGATATATTGAAAAGGCTGGAAGTCGATGTTAGCATTTTGTCAGAAGAACTATTATTATCCCTCAAAACCCAGAGATTTGACATAATAGTTGACGCAATCTTTGGGATAGGTCTTTCAAAAGACATTGATGGGCTTTATAAAAAGGCAATTGAGTATATAAATGGTAGCGGCGCTTATGTATATTCGGTTGACATTCCAAGTGGAATTTGCTCTGATTCAGCTTCTGTGAGAGGCTGTGCTGTTAAGGCTAACAAGACAGTAACGTTTGTTTACCCTAAGATAGGGAATATTTTGTACCCAGGTAGCTATTATTGTGGAAAGGTAATTGTTAAAGATATAGGTATCCCTGAAAAGATTATCAAAGATATCAAGGTAAAGATTCTAACAGCCGAGGATTTAGATATATCCAAATTTTACAGGTTTCCCGACTCTCACAAAGGCGATTATGGCAAGGT
This window encodes:
- the acpS gene encoding holo-ACP synthase, producing the protein MIFNIGIDIVEVDRFKDMKRFDEFLKRVFTSCELEYIKQRRYNPETIAGYFAAKEAVAKALSTGVVFCFKDIEIQKGKTGCPMVKLYNRAEALCFELGIKNIVVSISHQKSVAVAVAIAEKAIAEK